In Geotalea uraniireducens, one genomic interval encodes:
- the thrC gene encoding threonine synthase, which translates to MNYISTRGGIAPISFKEAVMMGLADDGGLLLPESIPQLDRTTLSSWQDLPYQELALRIISLFATDIPAADLKSLIDRSYSTFTHREITPVVRQDGLYILELFHGPTLAFKDVALQLLGNLFEYLLEERGERMNIVGATSGDTGSAAIYGVRGKEKINIFIMHPHGKTSPVQERQMTTVLDPNVHNIAVRGTFDDCQNIVKILFNDLAFKEEYALGAVNSINWARVLAQVVYYFYAYFRVTASCGEEIYFSVPTGNFGDIFAGYVAKRMGLPIRRLLLATNENNILTRFINQGDYSLGEVVQTVSPSMDIQVASNFERYLYYLFGGDSARVRDAFASLARNGRIDVSRAELATVQAEFASRSVNQEETIATISSFHAQTGYILDPHTAVGVQAARELVTDGTPTVCLATAHPAKFAEAVVRAIGQEPPRPAALQGIEALPTRCELLDADRETIKELIRKKAR; encoded by the coding sequence ATGAATTACATCAGTACCAGAGGCGGCATTGCGCCAATCAGTTTCAAAGAGGCGGTGATGATGGGACTGGCCGATGACGGCGGTCTGCTCCTGCCGGAAAGCATTCCCCAACTCGACCGGACGACCCTGTCCTCCTGGCAGGACCTCCCCTACCAGGAGCTGGCGTTGCGGATCATCTCCCTCTTCGCCACCGATATCCCCGCCGCCGACCTGAAGAGCCTGATCGACCGCTCCTATTCGACCTTCACCCACCGGGAGATCACCCCGGTCGTACGGCAGGACGGGCTGTACATTCTCGAACTCTTTCACGGGCCAACCCTCGCCTTCAAGGATGTAGCGCTGCAGCTGCTCGGCAACCTGTTCGAGTACCTGCTTGAAGAGAGGGGCGAGCGGATGAACATCGTCGGCGCCACCTCCGGCGACACCGGCAGCGCCGCGATTTATGGCGTTCGGGGCAAGGAGAAAATCAATATCTTCATCATGCACCCCCACGGCAAAACGTCGCCGGTCCAGGAACGGCAGATGACGACGGTCCTCGACCCCAACGTCCACAACATCGCCGTACGGGGGACGTTCGACGACTGCCAGAATATCGTCAAAATCCTATTCAACGACCTCGCCTTCAAAGAAGAATACGCCCTCGGTGCCGTAAACTCCATCAACTGGGCCCGGGTGCTTGCTCAGGTAGTCTACTATTTCTATGCCTACTTCCGGGTGACGGCCTCTTGCGGCGAGGAAATCTATTTTTCGGTACCGACCGGTAATTTCGGCGATATCTTCGCCGGCTACGTCGCCAAGCGAATGGGCCTGCCGATTCGCCGGCTGCTCCTCGCGACCAACGAAAACAACATCCTTACCCGCTTCATCAACCAGGGCGACTACTCGCTCGGTGAAGTCGTGCAGACCGTTTCCCCCTCGATGGACATCCAGGTGGCCTCCAATTTCGAACGCTACCTCTACTACCTGTTCGGCGGCGACTCCGCCCGGGTTCGTGACGCCTTCGCCTCATTGGCCCGCAACGGCCGGATCGACGTTTCCCGTGCCGAGCTGGCAACGGTCCAGGCCGAGTTTGCGTCTCGCTCCGTCAACCAGGAAGAAACCATCGCCACCATCTCCTCCTTCCACGCCCAGACCGGTTACATCCTCGATCCGCATACCGCCGTCGGCGTTCAGGCGGCCCGGGAACTGGTAACCGACGGCACGCCGACCGTCTGCCTGGCAACGGCTCATCCGGCAAAGTTTGCCGAGGCGGTGGTACGGGCGATCGGCCAGGAGCCTCCTCGCCCGGCGGCTCTCCAAGGAATCGAAGCGTTGCCGACCCGCTGCGAACTCCTCGACGCAGACCGCGAAACGATCAAGGAGCTGATTCGTAAAAAGGCCCGTTAG
- the yrfG gene encoding GMP/IMP nucleotidase, producing MLINWDTIDTVLLDMDGTLLDRHFDDHFWLEHVPKRYATKNAITVETAKELLYGLFRSQERTLNWTDLDYWSERLGLDIPLLKEEVDHLIAVHPGVIEFLLFLRHQGKAIWLVTNAHSKTLALKMRKTRLGPYFTGIVSAHEVGLPKEDKAFWQKLQEKITYEPARTLLGEDSETNLGTAELYGIRHLIYMSRYSSTIVPTPSPRFPSIHSFTELIPVL from the coding sequence ATGCTTATCAACTGGGACACCATTGACACCGTGCTCCTCGACATGGACGGAACCTTGCTCGACCGCCATTTCGACGATCATTTCTGGCTGGAGCACGTACCAAAACGGTATGCGACTAAAAACGCCATCACCGTCGAGACCGCCAAGGAACTTCTCTATGGTCTGTTCCGCTCCCAGGAACGGACCCTCAACTGGACCGATCTCGACTATTGGTCGGAGCGTCTCGGTCTTGACATCCCTCTGCTCAAAGAGGAAGTGGATCACCTGATCGCCGTCCATCCCGGAGTGATCGAATTCCTGCTTTTCCTCCGCCATCAGGGGAAAGCGATCTGGCTGGTGACCAACGCCCATAGCAAGACATTGGCGCTCAAAATGCGCAAGACCCGGCTCGGCCCCTATTTCACCGGGATCGTTTCGGCCCACGAGGTGGGCCTCCCCAAAGAGGACAAAGCCTTCTGGCAAAAATTGCAGGAGAAGATCACCTACGAACCGGCCAGAACCCTCCTCGGCGAAGACAGCGAAACCAATCTCGGCACCGCCGAACTCTACGGAATCAGACATCTGATTTACATGAGCCGGTACAGCTCAACAATCGTACCAACACCTTCTCCCCGGTTTCCCTCCATCCATTCCTTTACCGAACTCATCCCCGTGCTGTAG